GACCGCATTGGGGTGACTTATCGGGGGCTGATTGTACCCGGTCGGGTCCGCCTTCCCTCCTGCCTCGTTGGAATTTTTTACATATGACCACCCCCCCTATCGAACGCACCGTCTATATCGTGTCGGACAGCACCGGCATCACGGCCGAGACGTTCAGCCACTCGGTATTGGCGCAGTTCGAGAACGTCAATTTCCGCCAGATCCGCCTGCCTTTTGTCGACACTTTGCAAAAGGCCGAGGAAGCCGCCCTGCGCATCGACCGCAACGCGGCCGAGACCGGCATGCAACCCATCGTCTTCAGTACCTTGGTGCATCCGGAAATCATGGCGCGTGTCCGACAGGCAAATGGTATCTTCCTGGATCTATTTGGAACCTTTGTCAGCCATATCGAGCAGGAACTCGGGCTGAAGTCCAGCCATTCGATCGGCCGCTCTCATATGGCGGCCAACAGCGAGAAATACCGCAACCGCATCGACGCCATCAATTTCAGTCTGTCGCACGACGACGGACAGTTCGTTACAAACCTCGGACAGGCGGATGTGATCCTGGTCGGGGTATCGCGATGCGGCAAAACCCCCACCAGCCTCTACCTGGCCATGCAATATGCGGTGAAAGCCGCGAACTTCCCCCTGGTGCCGGACGATTTCGAACGGGGCGCCCTTCCCTCCACCCTGGTGCCTTACCGCGACAAGCTGTTCGGCCTTTCGATCCAGCCCGAGCGCCTGGCCGAGGTCCGCAACGAACGCCGCCCGAACAGCAAGTATGCGTCGCTGGAACAGTGCCGCTACGAGGTCGCCGAAGCCGAGCGGCTGATGCGGCGCGAAGGCATCGAGTGGCTGTCCACCACCACCAAATCCATCGAGGAAATCTCCACGACCGTGCTTCAGGAAGTGGGTCTGGATCGCGGGACCTATTGAGGCCACAGCTTGCCCGCCTTCCGAAGGCGCGCAGCGAGGTGCTACCGCTGATTCTTGCCAGGCGGCGGTTGCCAGTTGGCCACCAGTGCGAGCAGTCCGGGAAAGCGCGCTTCGAGGTCTTCGCTGCGCAGCCGGCTGCGCCGCTCCAGCCCATATTGCCGCTGGCGAATGACCCCCGCCTCGCGCAGCGCCTTGAAGTGGTGAGTCAGCGACGACTTGGGTCGGTCGAATCCGAACCAGCCGCATGGATGGTCGTACGCTTGCGCCTCCAGCATCAGCTTGCGCACGATGGTCAGGCGCAGGGGATCGGCCAGCGCCCCGAGGATGGTCTCGAGCCGCAGGTCCGCGATAGCGGGTTCCGGCAGCGGATCGGGCAAGTCGGCGGGTTCGCCACCTGCTTCGACCGATTCGATTTTTCTGGGAGTGCGCATGGACCGATTGTAGCAACTGTACGAGATTTATCGAACAGGTTTGTTCCGCAGCCGGTCAGTGAACCCGTGTGCGCGCAAGCCTTGTCCTGTACGAGTTTTATCGAACTGCGCTATAGTACGAAAAAACTCGTATAGGAGCCTGTCGTGTCCGACCCGTTGGTCATCGTTGCCCACCCAGACCTATCCCAGTCGCGCATCAATACTGCGTGGATTGCCGCCTTGCAGCAGGCGCCGGCCATCGCCGTGCATGATCTGTACGGTCGCTACCGGGACGAGGCGATTGACGTGCAGGCCGAACAGCAACTGCTGCTGGCCCATGACCGTATCGTTCTGCAATTCCCCTTCCATTGGTACAACTGCCCGCCGCTGTTGAAGAAATGGCTGGATGTCGTCCTTGAACATGGCTGGGCCTGTGGCCCCGGCGCGGATGCGCTCAAAGGCAGGCAACTGGGTATCGCCGTGTCCACCTGGTCGAAGCCGGAGGACTACCGAAAGCACGGGCGCTACGGGCGTACCCATGTGCAGCACGGTGGGAGGGCTTTCCGATGAAAGCCGCGCCAGCCGCAACTTCGCTGTGGAGCGCAGCCTGGGTCGTGACGGCCGTCTTCATGCTGTCCAACTCGCCCACGCCGCTGTATGTGCACTGGCAACAGCAGCTCGGTTTCTCGTCGGGCACACTCACCGTCATCTTCGCGCTCTATATCGCGGGCCTGCTCGGGACGCTGCTGATCGCCGGTCAGCTTTCCGACCGTCATGGACGCAAGCTGGTCCTCATTCCGGGACTGCTGGCGGCCTTGGCGGCCTGCCTGCTGTTCGCAGGCGCGGCCTCAGTCATGATGCTGACCGTCGGCAGGCTGTTGGCCGGTATCGCGGTCGGCGTGATCGTCTCGGCGGGCATGGCCGCAGTGGTCGATGTCGGCGGCGTTGACCACAAGCGGCAGGCGGCCCTGTTGGCATCGGTGGCGATGGTCCTTGGAGCGGGACTTGGGCCGCTGCTGGCCGGCGGGCTGGCGCAGGCACTGGCGCAGCCGGTGATCCCGATCTTTGGCATCGAGGCGCTGGTGTTGCTCAGCGCGCTGGCCATCGTCTGGCGGCTGCCGTTGCAGCGCCCAATCGCGTCCGAGCCCAAGCGGCTGCGCCTGCCTACGGTGCCACAGGCCAATCGGCGCCAGGTCGCGTGCGGCATCGCCACCTTCGGTCCTGGCATCACCGCCACGTCTTTCGTATTGGCGTTGGGGCCTTCGCTGTTGTCGAACCTGCTCGACGTGCGCAGTCCGCTGCTGGCCGGCGGCATGGCGTGCATCATGTTCCTGACAGCCACCAGCGTGCAGTTCGCGGTGCGGCGTTGGCCGATACGCCGCATCTTCGCCGCCAGCGCGGCGGCCACGGTTCTGTCGATGGCGGGATTGGCACTGGCAATCCACGCTTCCCTTGTGCTCGCGTTGATCGTGTCCGCGCTGCTTGCCGGTGCGGGCCAGGGGTTGGGCCAACTGGGGGGATTGACCCTCATCGGCCTGCACGTCCCGGACAGTCATCGCGCCCAGGCCAATGCGGTGCTCAACATCGGCGGCTACATTCCGGCGGGCATTCTGCCGGTGGCAACTGGATATCTGGTGGATGCCGTGGGCTTGGCGGCCGGCGCGACATCGTTTGCGGTGGTGCTGACTCTCGCTGCGCTGGCCGGGGGTATTTGGGCTGCGCGACAGGCAAACGGCTGAACCATCGCGAAGGGCAGGCGCATGGAGCTTGCCATCTTCGTCGCTGCTTTCTGGCCGTCTCTGAGGAACTGCATTTCGCTCGCGTGGCGGAGAAACTGCATATCGAACAGCCGCCATTGGCACGCGCCACCAAGGAGCCCATCAGGGCGACACGGGTCTGGGGCTACTCGCCGCCGGCCACGCCGGGGAACCGCCGGCGCTGTTCGAACAGGCAGATGGCGGCAGCGGCGGCGACGTTCAGCGATTCCACCGCCGAAGTATCGTGCGGGATGCGCACGCGCAGGGAGGCCGCGCGCAGCAGTGCCGGCGCGATGCCCTGCCCTTCATGGCCGAATACCCAGGCGCACACCGGCGGCAGGTTGGCGTCGTAGAGCGAAATCGATTCCTGCAGCGCCGTGGCGACCACCGGAACGGCCAGCCGCGGCAAGGCCTGCTCCAACGCCACCTTTTCATGCAAGGCCACGGCAAAGTGCGCCCCTTGCGCGCTGCGCAGCACCTTGGGCGACCAGGCTGAAGCGCAGCCTTCGGACAACAGCACGCGCCGTATGCCGGCGGCCGCGCAGGTGCGTATCAGCGTCCCGACATTGCCGGGATCCTGCACGCGGTCGAGCAATAGACACGATTCTTCGATGCGTTCCGGCAGCGGCGGCTGTGGCGGGTGCACCAGAAAAGCCACGCCCTGGCCGCTTTCCACGCTGGCCAGACCCTGCAGCAGCCGCGATTCCAGGCTGACGCATACGTTGTCGGGCAGCGCCGCGGCCAGGTCCGCCAGCTCGGGGCGATCCAGGCGCGCCGCGTCGAACAATGCCCTGGCCGGCGGGCCGTAATGCCTGAGCCACGCCTGGCACAGATGCACGCCATCGAGCAGAACCTGCGACTCGCGCCGGCCCGACGCGGATGCCACGCGGTAGAGCGATTTGACCAGCGGGTTCTCGCGCGAGGCGATGTGTTTCATAGGCGGATCAGCAAGTCCTTGACCGGCGAGAAGCTGCGCCGATGCTCGGGACATGGTCCGTGCTCGCGCAAGCGCTCCAGATGCATGACGGTACCGTATCCCTTGTGCTGGTCGAAGCCGTAATGGGGATAGAGTCCGTGCAGGCGCACCAGGTCCGCATCGCGGGCAGTCTTGGCAAGAATGGAGGCGGCCGAAATCGACGGCACCAGAGCATCGCCCTGGATCACGGTCTTCACGCCGCATCCCGGCAGGCGCGGCGCCTGGTTGCCGTCCACCAGGGCCAGGCCGGGTTTCATGCCCAGCCCGCTTACCGCGCGCTGCATTGCAAGCATGGTGGCGCGCAGGATATTCAAGCTGTCGATTTCCTGAACGCTGGCGCTGGCGACGCACCAGGCCAGCGCGCATTCGCGAATTTCCAGGGCAAGTTCCTCGCGCCTGGCGGCCGGCAGCACCTTGGAGTCGGCGAGTCCGTCGATCGGCCGGCCCGGATCGAGAATGACTGCGGCGGCGTACACGGCGCCCGCCAGAGGCCCGCGCCCGGCCTCATCGACGCCCGCGACCACGACGTCGATCAGCCCCTCGTCGCCAAACATGTCAGCTTGATCCACGGCCTACCTCGCTGATGACCTGCGCGGCCAGCGCCGGCGTGTCGCGCAGCAGATCCGCATGCAGGGCCGTGAAGCGCTCGCGCACGCGCGCTGCATGCGCGGCGTCGGTCAACGCTTGCCACGTGGCCTCGGCCAGCTTCTCCGGCGTGGCGTCGTCCTGCAGCAGTTCGGGAACGGCGAAGTCGCGCAGCAGCACGTTGGGCAGCCCCACCCATGGCAGGTACGGTCGCTCCTGCCCCGACTTCCACGCCATGATACGCCGCATCCACGGAGACAAAACATAGGAAATAACCATGGGCCGCTTGTACAGGGCGGCCTCCAGGGTGGCGGTACCGCTGGCGACGAGCACCGCGTCGGCGGCTTCCATTACCGACCAGGCCACCGGGGTCCCGCTTGGGGCGCCGTCGTGGATTACGTCGGCCGCGGTTACGACCCGCAGGTTATCGACGGGATACTGCCTGAGGAAGCTCTCGAACTCCGCCCGCCGGGTCGCATTGACCATCGGTACGACGCACAGGACGCCGCGGTCGCGCGCCTGGATGCGTTGCACCGCCTGCAGGAAACGCGGAGCAAGGATGCGGATCTCCGACGACCGGCTGCCCGGCAGCATCGCCAGCACGCGCGCCCCCGGGTCGATACCCAGCCGCGCCCGCGCGGCAGCCCGGTCGGGCTCCATGGGAATCGCGCCCGCAAGCGGATGGCCGACGTAGGTCACCGGGATGCCTTCCTTGCGATAGATATCCACCTCGAAAGGAAACAGCACGAGCATGTGGGAGACCGCCTGCCGGATCCTGTGAATGCGGTCGTAGCGCCATGCCCAGATGGAAGGTCCGACGAAATGCACGGTGGGAATACCGGCCTGCCGCAGCTGCAATTCCAGCTTCAGGTTGAAATCCGGCGCATCGATGCCCACGAATACCGAGGGCGGCCGCGCCAGCATGCGCTGCTTGACGTCCCGGTAGATCGCCAGCAGCCCCGGAATGCGCTTGAGGGCGTCGACGTAGCCGAACACCGTCAGGGCGTGCATGGGATGCCAGCTATCGAAACCGCGCGCCTGCATCTGGGGGCCGCCGATGCCTTCGCAAATGACGGACGACTGCCGTTGCCGCAGTCCATCGATAATGCGGCCGGCCAGCAGATCCCCGGAGGGTTCGCCGGCCACCATGCCGATACGCGTGTTCACGGCCGGATGATGCCGCGGCGCGATTTGTCCAGGAAGTCCAGCATCACTTGCAGGACCTCGTGCGTCTCCGGCTCGGTGCGCTGGCGTTCGCGCAGCTCGGCGCGCGCTTCGTCCAGCGTCAGGCCGCGCCGGTAGATCGCCTTGTACGCATCGCGCAGCGCCGAAATGACGGCCGCAGAAAAGCCGCGGCGGCGCAGGCCTTCCACGTTGATGCCCACCGGCCGGCAGGGATTGCCCGCCGCCAGCACATAGGGCGGCGTATCCTGCATCAGCGAACTGTTGCCGCCAGTCATGCTGTGCGCGCCGATGGTGCTGAATTGATGCACCCCCGTCAGGCCGCCCAGAATGGCCCAGTCTCCCACCGAGACATGGCCGCCCAGCTGCACGCCGTTGGCCAGGATCGTGTTGCTGCCGACATGGCAATCGTGCGCGATATGCACATAGGCCATGATCCAGTTATCGCTGCCGATGGTGGTCACCCCAGCGTCCTGCACGGTGCCGGTATTGAAGGTGGTGAACTCGCGCACGGTATTGCGATCGCCGATCTCCAGCCGCGTCGGCTCGCCGGCGTACTTCTTGTCCTGCGGCATGCCGCCGATGGAACAATACCGGTAGAAGCGGTTATCCCGGCCGATGGTAGTGATGCCGTCGATGACGCAATGCGGTCCAATCTCGGTCCCCGCGCCGATGCGGACCTGCGGTCCGATGATGCTGTACGGGCCGATGACGACGGAACTGTCGATCTCTGCGGCCGGATCGACCACGGCGGTGGGATGGATGTGACCGGTCATTTATGCTTCCAGGCTGCGGATGGCACACATGAGTTTCGCCTCGGCGACCAGTTGGCCGTCCACGAGGGCACGTCCCGAGTACTTGCAGATGCTGCGGCTGAGCCGCTCGGCATCCACTTCGATGCGAAGCTGGTCGCCAGGAACGACGGGGCGGCGGAAACGCGCGCCATCGATGCCGACGAAGTAATACACCGTCGATGCCGCGGCATCGTCGTTCTTCAGCGCGGCCTCGTCCGAGAACGAGAACAAGGCGGCGGCTTGGGCCATGGCTTCCAGAATCAGCACGCCCGGCATGACGGGATGGTGCGGGAAATGCCCCGTGAAGAAAGGTTCGTTGATCGAGACGTTTTTCAGGGCGACGATGGACTTGCCCGGCTGGATATCGATCACTCGGTCGATCAGCAGCATCGGATAGCGATGCGGCAAGCGATCCAGGATCCCCTTAATGTCGAGTTCCATGAGTATGTTCCTGCATTGCGAAACTTCTTGGCGCGCGCCGGGCCTGCCCGGCACGTCATCTTATCCTTGTTCCAGCGCCCTTACACGGCGGCGCAGCTGCCCCAATTGCTGGATGACAGCCGCGTTACGCTGCCAGTCGCCATGCTCGGCGTACGGATACACGCCCGAGTAACGGCCCGGCTTGGAGATGTTCGAGGTGATCGCGGTGCCGCCCGAGATATGGACGTCATCGGCCAGCGTCAGATGGCCGGACAGCATGGCCGCGCCGCCGATGGTGCACCGCTGCCCGATCGTGGTGGATCCCGCGATCCCCACGCAGGCTGCGACGGCGGTGTGCGCGCCGATGCGCACGTTGTGCGCCACCATGATCTGGTTGTCGAGCTTCACGCCGTCACCAATCTGGGTGTCTTCCAGCGCGCCCCGGTCGATGGTCGTATTGGCGCCGATTTCCACATCGTCCCCGACGCTTACGCCGCCGAACTGCGGAATCTTGCCCCATGCGCCCCTGCCCCGGGCCGGGTCCGGCGCGAACCCGAAACCATCCGCCCCGAGCACAGCGCCCGAATGAATGATGACGCGCGCTCCGACCGTTACGCCCGCATACAAGGTAACGCGGGCGTGCAACAAGCCGTCGGCCCCGATCGATGACCCTGCACCCACGATACATCCCGGCCCCAACACCGTATTTGGCCCAATGCGCACGCCGGATTCCACCACGCAGTGCGGCCCGACGCGCACGCCCGGTTCAAGGACGGCATCATCGGCCACCACAG
The sequence above is a segment of the Bordetella genomosp. 9 genome. Coding sequences within it:
- a CDS encoding MFS transporter, coding for MKAAPAATSLWSAAWVVTAVFMLSNSPTPLYVHWQQQLGFSSGTLTVIFALYIAGLLGTLLIAGQLSDRHGRKLVLIPGLLAALAACLLFAGAASVMMLTVGRLLAGIAVGVIVSAGMAAVVDVGGVDHKRQAALLASVAMVLGAGLGPLLAGGLAQALAQPVIPIFGIEALVLLSALAIVWRLPLQRPIASEPKRLRLPTVPQANRRQVACGIATFGPGITATSFVLALGPSLLSNLLDVRSPLLAGGMACIMFLTATSVQFAVRRWPIRRIFAASAAATVLSMAGLALAIHASLVLALIVSALLAGAGQGLGQLGGLTLIGLHVPDSHRAQANAVLNIGGYIPAGILPVATGYLVDAVGLAAGATSFAVVLTLAALAGGIWAARQANG
- a CDS encoding NAD(P)H-dependent oxidoreductase; this translates as MSDPLVIVAHPDLSQSRINTAWIAALQQAPAIAVHDLYGRYRDEAIDVQAEQQLLLAHDRIVLQFPFHWYNCPPLLKKWLDVVLEHGWACGPGADALKGRQLGIAVSTWSKPEDYRKHGRYGRTHVQHGGRAFR
- a CDS encoding ArsR/SmtB family transcription factor; translated protein: MRTPRKIESVEAGGEPADLPDPLPEPAIADLRLETILGALADPLRLTIVRKLMLEAQAYDHPCGWFGFDRPKSSLTHHFKALREAGVIRQRQYGLERRSRLRSEDLEARFPGLLALVANWQPPPGKNQR
- the ppsR gene encoding posphoenolpyruvate synthetase regulatory kinase/phosphorylase PpsR → MTTPPIERTVYIVSDSTGITAETFSHSVLAQFENVNFRQIRLPFVDTLQKAEEAALRIDRNAAETGMQPIVFSTLVHPEIMARVRQANGIFLDLFGTFVSHIEQELGLKSSHSIGRSHMAANSEKYRNRIDAINFSLSHDDGQFVTNLGQADVILVGVSRCGKTPTSLYLAMQYAVKAANFPLVPDDFERGALPSTLVPYRDKLFGLSIQPERLAEVRNERRPNSKYASLEQCRYEVAEAERLMRREGIEWLSTTTKSIEEISTTVLQEVGLDRGTY
- the fabZ gene encoding 3-hydroxyacyl-ACP dehydratase FabZ, with the translated sequence MELDIKGILDRLPHRYPMLLIDRVIDIQPGKSIVALKNVSINEPFFTGHFPHHPVMPGVLILEAMAQAAALFSFSDEAALKNDDAAASTVYYFVGIDGARFRRPVVPGDQLRIEVDAERLSRSICKYSGRALVDGQLVAEAKLMCAIRSLEA
- the lpxB gene encoding lipid-A-disaccharide synthase encodes the protein MNTRIGMVAGEPSGDLLAGRIIDGLRQRQSSVICEGIGGPQMQARGFDSWHPMHALTVFGYVDALKRIPGLLAIYRDVKQRMLARPPSVFVGIDAPDFNLKLELQLRQAGIPTVHFVGPSIWAWRYDRIHRIRQAVSHMLVLFPFEVDIYRKEGIPVTYVGHPLAGAIPMEPDRAAARARLGIDPGARVLAMLPGSRSSEIRILAPRFLQAVQRIQARDRGVLCVVPMVNATRRAEFESFLRQYPVDNLRVVTAADVIHDGAPSGTPVAWSVMEAADAVLVASGTATLEAALYKRPMVISYVLSPWMRRIMAWKSGQERPYLPWVGLPNVLLRDFAVPELLQDDATPEKLAEATWQALTDAAHAARVRERFTALHADLLRDTPALAAQVISEVGRGSS
- the lpxD gene encoding UDP-3-O-(3-hydroxymyristoyl)glucosamine N-acyltransferase, with product MPVLLDSARAPLLDELLADTDTQGLTWQISVPPSGTLPRIQGLGTLATSGPTEISFLSNPRYQGQLQSTGAGAVIVSPDVEQALAASTPAPGFVRVVASNPYLLYARIAQWFDRARRPSLPAGVHPTAVVADDAVLEPGVRVGPHCVVESGVRIGPNTVLGPGCIVGAGSSIGADGLLHARVTLYAGVTVGARVIIHSGAVLGADGFGFAPDPARGRGAWGKIPQFGGVSVGDDVEIGANTTIDRGALEDTQIGDGVKLDNQIMVAHNVRIGAHTAVAACVGIAGSTTIGQRCTIGGAAMLSGHLTLADDVHISGGTAITSNISKPGRYSGVYPYAEHGDWQRNAAVIQQLGQLRRRVRALEQG
- a CDS encoding TrmH family RNA methyltransferase; this encodes MKHIASRENPLVKSLYRVASASGRRESQVLLDGVHLCQAWLRHYGPPARALFDAARLDRPELADLAAALPDNVCVSLESRLLQGLASVESGQGVAFLVHPPQPPLPERIEESCLLLDRVQDPGNVGTLIRTCAAAGIRRVLLSEGCASAWSPKVLRSAQGAHFAVALHEKVALEQALPRLAVPVVATALQESISLYDANLPPVCAWVFGHEGQGIAPALLRAASLRVRIPHDTSAVESLNVAAAAAICLFEQRRRFPGVAGGE
- the lpxA gene encoding acyl-ACP--UDP-N-acetylglucosamine O-acyltransferase: MTGHIHPTAVVDPAAEIDSSVVIGPYSIIGPQVRIGAGTEIGPHCVIDGITTIGRDNRFYRYCSIGGMPQDKKYAGEPTRLEIGDRNTVREFTTFNTGTVQDAGVTTIGSDNWIMAYVHIAHDCHVGSNTILANGVQLGGHVSVGDWAILGGLTGVHQFSTIGAHSMTGGNSSLMQDTPPYVLAAGNPCRPVGINVEGLRRRGFSAAVISALRDAYKAIYRRGLTLDEARAELRERQRTEPETHEVLQVMLDFLDKSRRGIIRP
- the rnhB gene encoding ribonuclease HII, with the translated sequence MDQADMFGDEGLIDVVVAGVDEAGRGPLAGAVYAAAVILDPGRPIDGLADSKVLPAARREELALEIRECALAWCVASASVQEIDSLNILRATMLAMQRAVSGLGMKPGLALVDGNQAPRLPGCGVKTVIQGDALVPSISAASILAKTARDADLVRLHGLYPHYGFDQHKGYGTVMHLERLREHGPCPEHRRSFSPVKDLLIRL